A stretch of DNA from Telopea speciosissima isolate NSW1024214 ecotype Mountain lineage chromosome 5, Tspe_v1, whole genome shotgun sequence:
AGCACTAGACATAACTTGAAACAACAGAACCAAGAAAACACGTATTGTATTTATGGCCAAAAGTTTTGTGCACGGCCATGCCCCCCTTTCACAAtagggggttgaaatgaccaaatGCCCCCCCCTATTTAATACATCGTCACCACCCCTCATGCGGTCATGTATGAAAACCCTCCCTTGTATTTATATGCAAATAAAGACAGCGATGAAGGGCCATGAATCACCTACTAGCAGCATGGCGTGCCTGTTTACTCTTACTAGCACCAGGGATAGCAGCCATGCGAAGCCGATTATTTGAATCACGACCTATTGGAATCTCAATACGTCCAGAAAGTGGGGAGGGTAATCCTGCAGTAAGACTCAAATACACTCTATGAATGGTGTGAAGCTTGAATTGTGCAGACAAATGGGCATGAGAATGCTCATCCTGCCATTGAGATGAAGACAACATATGAGATTAATAGTAACATCATATTTTATTCTTGGAAAGCTTTAACTAATAAATATAagaacaaaaaactacttcttCATGGTGATGCAAAATGGAATGAAGTTGCATACCACCAATTCTTTGGAATGAATTCTCTTAAAATTAgggtattctttttttttttttggagggggaggggattgAACACCTTTGCAACAACAAGCAATCCACTAGTTCCTTTGTCCAATCTGTGCACAATACCAGGCCGAACAGAAGCCCCATACTCTGTGGCACTCATCTCTTCCTTGGAAATTTGTGCACTGGAATAACTACCAAACTCATCATCAGAACTATCTGCTGTTTCAGAAAATATCTTACTATCTGGGAATCCAACTGTTGGAAGACTGCAATGATGAAGAATACCATTTACAAGAGTTCCACTAGCATTGCCAGGTGCCGGATGAACAACCTAGAAACCACACAAGAAAATGTTAAAGGAAAAGGCCAAGTACAAAATAGTATAAGCTCAATAATGAAGGCTAGATGAAATAGCTAAACTGGTATGGTAGTACCCTATGCATAAAATTAGATTAAAGAAACCCAGGAATCAGCAATGGCACAAGGTTTCGGCGGAATTTCACAAAACCTACCGgaatattttggtttcttgAAAGATCTAAGCGAAACCCAAAGCAATACTGAGAAATGCACAAGTATCGGCAAAAATTTCGAGGTTTCGGCAAAATTTCAGCTGAAACATTACTTTGGTTAAGTTTAAATACCACATTTCGACCCATTTCGTTCGTTTCCCGTAGTTTCTACTCAGAAGCTTGGAAAACCTAGTTTTGGGACAGCATTCACCTAACAATACAATTCTCATATAGAAGTGTCAAATGCCAAAATACTGATTTTTCCTCATAGATGTCAAGTCAAACAAGGCCAAATTTCACAAAATGCTGTCCTGAAATAGCTCAAGCTACAACCTAGATAGGACTTAGGAGAATCATTGGGTAGAAAGCAGGATTTTCATCCATTCACACAATCTAATTCTAACCAGCAAGAAGTCAGATATTGTCCATGCATAACGaaataacaacaaaaaattaAGCACATAAGATAAATCTATTGTAAAAGAATTACCATATCTGCAGGTTTGTTTACAACTAGAACATGAGCATCTTCATACACTATATCAAGAGGTATATCTTCTGGGTCAGCCCTTAACGGTTGCAACTCCATTATTGTGCAGTTAACCTCATCCCCAACTCTGACAACGTGCGAAACCTGCTTACACACACATGGTCAACACCATAAACTTACCAAAAGACACCACACTACAAGTACAATTTGGAAGGCATTCAAAAGAGGCCAAAGAATGCCTCAACATTTTTGCCTGCTTTTACTACGCTGGCACATTTGAGAGGCCAAAAAAGGTTCAGTCATAAATTCATATCAGATGGTGTCAAAACCTTAAATTTAAGTTCTCCCACAATTAGTAAGAAAAAAATTCACATCCAGAACCCTTACGTATCTACTAGAGAAATTGTTATTGCAACTGTAATTTCAAAAGTACAAACAAAATGTATGATAAATACAAAGACAAATGTGTTTCTAGTCCAGCAAGAATAGATAGTATCTCTAGATTGACACcatattttgccacatggaagagTGATATAGAAATCTTGATCGTATGGACAGCTAGATAATGGTCAAGATTGGCgagatgtcaaatttcagacttaGATTCAACCATATATCCTCCTCTGTATTACAAAATTTCACTGTATTTTCAGCCGCCCATTAGAAAGGAGTTTATTTTTCCCCTGGATTTTCAAAACCTCATTTTGGTCAAGATTGGCgagatgtcaaatttcagacttaGATTCAACCATATATCCTCCTCTGTATTACAAAATTTCACTGTATTTTCAGCCGCCCATCACTTTTTAGAAAGGAGTTTATTTTTCCCCTGGATTTTCAAAACCTCATTTTGCCAATGgccatctatctatctatctatctatctatctatctatctatctcaaTTTTGTATTTTCAGCCGCCCATCACTTTTTAGAAAGGAGTTTATTTTTCCCCTGGATTTTCAAAACCTCATTTTGCCAATGGCTGTTCATATTTTATGTGTTAATCTTCTCACCCTCTCTTGACCTTTTATGTACATGAACCTTCATGTGTTGTCTAGAAAGATATTAGActgtttcttcctcttcttgagaGACTTTGTCTCTTCATTTTAGAGACtctatctcttcctcttcttgggAGACTGTCTCTTCTTGTCTTCTCTAGAAGTCACTcttcctctataaatagaggggaccTCTAGGCATTGAGCTCACCAAGTTTTCTCAAGTAATTGTTGTGAGTATGGGTTGTAATCTCAAGTCATTTGTATGGATTGAAGTCTTGCTCTACTTTTGTTTTGAGTGTCTCAAGTTATATTTGTTTTAACTATTTTACTTTTAGTTTGAGTACAACGCTGTAATTGAGTGCACGACTACTGGGGGTGCCAGTGagctgttttatcttggaggtctATTCACAATTCACCCAGCTGCACCATTAGGGGCGTCTACGGTCTTAAGGCGAGTGTTAGGTGGCACGACTCAGCCCGTCAATTTTGCTAACATAGTTTTGACATAGGATAAGAGAGTGGGctgcgggccttggtgcaactataaggttgctccattgtgaccaagtggtcacgggttcgagtatggaaacagcctctccgcaaaaaTAGGGGAAAGggtgcgtacattatgaccttccccaggccctgtagtggcgggagccttgcacattgggtacaccctttttcaGTTTTGTCACAGGATCCATAAGAGTTCGTTAAACAAAAATCGTTTGAAGGTTCAACAACTTGAAGATAAGTGTTTTCTTTCAATATTCTGACATTTTCCAATACTAGACTAAGATAAGGCATCTTGGTGTACTAATGTAAATAGATTAATAGACTGGGGTACGAATGTCAGTTGGATTCCAATCCGATACTTTACAAAACCATAGAGCTAATACTCTATTGGCATTATATCCCTAAAGCAGCAACCCAAGGGATTTACCATGTGGAAAATCATGGGATGAGCCGCATGGCCAAGCCTAACAGTCCTTTCAGCAAGCATTCACCCATATTTCAACTCAAGCTCAAACTAGAGAACTAAACTCTAAAATGTAAAACAATGGATAAAAACAGTTCCCAATGTTCTAGAATCTACTATTCTTTGAAATATTTGATAATGTGTAATCTGAATTACATAGCCGAACCCAAGGGAGAAGAATGCTCTTCAGTTATTAGTTAATCAACTTTGCACGACAAACACAGAGAAGGTTGTTTTTGGCTTAGTCATAACCCATAAGTGTTAGAAGTATAAAACCCGTTTTTCAGACACCACCATTGTCATGAAAATTGAATGAATTTCGGACCATGGAAGCAAAGTTTCCTCACAAATGGGGAAATATTAGATTCTTACTAGCTCTTATCAGTCAGAATGCAAAGATAAGCAACTACAAGGACACCTTTCTTTAGTAAACACGAAGAAGACAAAACAAACCACAAACCCTTACGAGAGAAATACATGATTTGATCGAAATTACCTTGTCAACAATACGGCCATTAACCTTAACAAGCCCCGAACGAATGGTCGACTGGACACGAGCTCGACTGACGCCGGCAATACGAGAAGAAATCCAGGAGTCAAGCCTTGACTTCTCAGATCCAAACTCAACAGTCTCTTCCAGACAAACTCCGGAGTAATTGCTTCTCTGGACGACATGAGGTTGTTGAGATTGATCAGAAACCGAGTCTCCAGTTGAGGCAGATGAACAAAAGGTTCTGAGAATCCTAGGGAATCTAGGATTTCTATGGAAGAGGTAGAGTGGGGATGAAAAGCCGAGAGCCTTTGCTGAGGGAACTGATGACCTAGAAGAGGCACAGCTCATCGACAGCATCCTAACGTCTTTCTTCGTTTGCTCGGTTCGCGGTTCGTACTGGTTTTAGAGATCGACAAGGTAGAGAATCGAAAGGGTAGCTTCGTCCTTATAAAAGTAGATAGGAgtagttggtttttttttttttttttgttgtaatggTAGATAGGAGTAGTCTAGGTCAATAAAAAGGAGGACATTTATActaataagggagaaagaacgccacctgaTCGCGCAACGtggtgtgtgtatgtgtgcacAAAATGACCAGTGCACCCCTTGTCCTTTCCGCCTTTCTAGTGGGGTGTGCCGGTCATTTTACGCATgattgtgtctgggcacaaacACACGTCGTGTTGCAcgactgtgtctgggcgcaaacACACGTCGTGTTGCATGACCGGGTggcgttccttttccctaatattaataataataatttgggAAAGAGACCCAGTTGTGCAGCGCATGCTGCCCCTGCGCCTAGACATGGGCATTCAAAATGACCTTGTACACCCCTGTAATTTCCATCTTTCCAGGGGGTGCGGTGGTCATTACGCgtgcccatgtgtctgggcgtaagGACGACGTGCGCTACGTAActaggtggcattctttctccttaaTACTTTATAGGTCATAAATAAAAGTTAATAGTAATAGATAAAATAATTTCTACACTGAAAAATATtgcttattttcaatataaatttgtaatgagagaaagagagagtgagagagtgtgACACCATATAGATCTTCCAAAGAACAAGGCTTTTTTCGAATAAGCCAATTCAATTGGGACCCTGCAGATCCATTCATTTTTCTATTCAAAGATCAGCCCTTTGTCTATGTGTTTTCACGTCGAGAATTCTTTGCAGATGAAGAGAT
This window harbors:
- the LOC122662738 gene encoding RNA pseudouridine synthase 2, chloroplastic, whose translation is MLSMSCASSRSSVPSAKALGFSSPLYLFHRNPRFPRILRTFCSSASTGDSVSDQSQQPHVVQRSNYSGVCLEETVEFGSEKSRLDSWISSRIAGVSRARVQSTIRSGLVKVNGRIVDKVSHVVRVGDEVNCTIMELQPLRADPEDIPLDIVYEDAHVLVVNKPADMVVHPAPGNASGTLVNGILHHCSLPTVGFPDSKIFSETADSSDDEFGSYSSAQISKEEMSATEYGASVRPGIVHRLDKGTSGLLVVAKDEHSHAHLSAQFKLHTIHRVYLSLTAGLPSPLSGRIEIPIGRDSNNRLRMAAIPGASKSKQARHAASRYRVIEVLAGGGSALVKWSLETGRTHQIRAHAKFLGIPLLGDEVYGGTKSMALSLLRPKTPSSLHGHLLQVVSKLRRPCLHALALGFEHPHTGENMQFSCLPPDDFAEVLSLLRGIGTQKPALQK